A genome region from Physeter macrocephalus isolate SW-GA chromosome 4, ASM283717v5, whole genome shotgun sequence includes the following:
- the CADM3 gene encoding cell adhesion molecule 3 isoform X4 produces MCVFKDSQPWTSDETVVAGGTVVLKCQVKDHEDSSLQWSNPAQQTLYFGEKRALRDNRIQLVRSTPHELSISISNVALADEGEYTCSIFTMPVRTAKSLVTVLGIPQKPIITGYKSSLREKDTTTLNCQSSGSKPAAQLTWRKGDQELHGEPTRIQEDPNGKTFTVSSSVTFQVTREDDGADIVCSVNHESLKGADRSTAQRIEVLCMSWAYTPTAKIRPDPPHPREGQKLLLHCEGRGNPAPQQYLWEKEGSVPPLKMTQESALIFPFLNKSDSGTYGCTATSNMGSYKAYYTLNVNDPSPVPSSASTYHAVIGGIVAFIVFLLLILLIFLGHYLIRHKGTYLTHEAKGSDDAPDADTAIINAEGGQSGGDDKKEYFI; encoded by the exons ATGTGTGTTTTCAAAG ACAGTCAGCCCTGGACATCTGATGAGACAGTGGTGGCTGGTGGCACCGTGGTGCTCAAGTGCCAAGTCAAAGATCATGAGGATTCATCCCTGCAATGGTCTAACCCTGCCCAGCAGACTCTCTACTTTGGGGAGAAGAGAG CCCTTCGAGATAATCGGATTCAGCTGGTTAGATCTACGCCCCATGAGctcagcatcagcatcagcaaCGTGGCCCTGGCAGACGAGGGTGAATACACTTGCTCCATCTTCACTATGCCCGTGAGAACCGCCAAGTCCCTCGTCACCGTGCTCG GAATCCCACAGAAGCCCATAATCACTGGCTACAAGTCATCGTTACGGGAAAAGGATACAACTACCCTAAACTGTCAGTCTTCTGGGAGCAAACCTGCAGCCCAGCTCACCTGGAGGAAGGGTGACCAAGAGCTTCATG GGGAACCAACCCGAATACAGGAAGATCCCAATGGCAAAACCTTCACCGTGAGCAGCTCAGTCACCTTCCAGGTCACCCGGGAGGACGATGGGGCAGACATTGTATGCTCTGTGAACCATGAATCTCTAAAGGGAGCTGACAGATCCACCGCTCAACGCATTGAAGTTTTATGTATGTCATGGGCTT ACACACCAACAGCGAAGATTAGGCCAGACCCTCCGCACCCCCGCGAGGGCCAGAAGCTGTTGCTGCACTGCGAGGGGCGTGGCAATCCCGC CCCCCAGCAGTACCTATGGGAGAAGGAGGGCAGTGTGCCACCGCTAAAGATGACCCAGGAGAGCGCCCTGATCTTCCCCTTCCTCAACAAGAGTGACAGCGGCACCTATGGCTGCACAGCCACCAGCAACATGGGCAGCTACAAGGCTTACTACACTCTCAATGTGAACG ACCCCAGTCCGGTGCCCTCATCCGCCAGCACCTACCACGCCGTCATTGGTGGGATCGTAGCGTTCATCGTCTTCCTGCTGCTCATCCTGCTCATCTTCCTTGGCCACTACTTGATCCGGCACAAAG gaaCCTACCTGACACACGAGGCGAAAGGCTCTGACGATGCCCCAGATGCGGACACAGCCATCATCAATGCAGAAGGCGGGCAGTCGGGCGGGGACGACAAGAAGGAATATTTCATCTAG
- the CADM3 gene encoding cell adhesion molecule 3 isoform X3, producing MSSTVWSSPDMLASQDSQPWTSDETVVAGGTVVLKCQVKDHEDSSLQWSNPAQQTLYFGEKRALRDNRIQLVRSTPHELSISISNVALADEGEYTCSIFTMPVRTAKSLVTVLGIPQKPIITGYKSSLREKDTTTLNCQSSGSKPAAQLTWRKGDQELHGEPTRIQEDPNGKTFTVSSSVTFQVTREDDGADIVCSVNHESLKGADRSTAQRIEVLCMSWAYTPTAKIRPDPPHPREGQKLLLHCEGRGNPAPQQYLWEKEGSVPPLKMTQESALIFPFLNKSDSGTYGCTATSNMGSYKAYYTLNVNDPSPVPSSASTYHAVIGGIVAFIVFLLLILLIFLGHYLIRHKGTYLTHEAKGSDDAPDADTAIINAEGGQSGGDDKKEYFI from the exons ATGAGCTCCACAGTCTGGAGCAGCCCTGACATGCTGGCCAGTCAAG ACAGTCAGCCCTGGACATCTGATGAGACAGTGGTGGCTGGTGGCACCGTGGTGCTCAAGTGCCAAGTCAAAGATCATGAGGATTCATCCCTGCAATGGTCTAACCCTGCCCAGCAGACTCTCTACTTTGGGGAGAAGAGAG CCCTTCGAGATAATCGGATTCAGCTGGTTAGATCTACGCCCCATGAGctcagcatcagcatcagcaaCGTGGCCCTGGCAGACGAGGGTGAATACACTTGCTCCATCTTCACTATGCCCGTGAGAACCGCCAAGTCCCTCGTCACCGTGCTCG GAATCCCACAGAAGCCCATAATCACTGGCTACAAGTCATCGTTACGGGAAAAGGATACAACTACCCTAAACTGTCAGTCTTCTGGGAGCAAACCTGCAGCCCAGCTCACCTGGAGGAAGGGTGACCAAGAGCTTCATG GGGAACCAACCCGAATACAGGAAGATCCCAATGGCAAAACCTTCACCGTGAGCAGCTCAGTCACCTTCCAGGTCACCCGGGAGGACGATGGGGCAGACATTGTATGCTCTGTGAACCATGAATCTCTAAAGGGAGCTGACAGATCCACCGCTCAACGCATTGAAGTTTTATGTATGTCATGGGCTT ACACACCAACAGCGAAGATTAGGCCAGACCCTCCGCACCCCCGCGAGGGCCAGAAGCTGTTGCTGCACTGCGAGGGGCGTGGCAATCCCGC CCCCCAGCAGTACCTATGGGAGAAGGAGGGCAGTGTGCCACCGCTAAAGATGACCCAGGAGAGCGCCCTGATCTTCCCCTTCCTCAACAAGAGTGACAGCGGCACCTATGGCTGCACAGCCACCAGCAACATGGGCAGCTACAAGGCTTACTACACTCTCAATGTGAACG ACCCCAGTCCGGTGCCCTCATCCGCCAGCACCTACCACGCCGTCATTGGTGGGATCGTAGCGTTCATCGTCTTCCTGCTGCTCATCCTGCTCATCTTCCTTGGCCACTACTTGATCCGGCACAAAG gaaCCTACCTGACACACGAGGCGAAAGGCTCTGACGATGCCCCAGATGCGGACACAGCCATCATCAATGCAGAAGGCGGGCAGTCGGGCGGGGACGACAAGAAGGAATATTTCATCTAG
- the ACKR1 gene encoding LOW QUALITY PROTEIN: atypical chemokine receptor 1 (The sequence of the model RefSeq protein was modified relative to this genomic sequence to represent the inferred CDS: deleted 3 bases in 2 codons), translating to MDITLQGRDVHSSPLARSFHSTAPDLSPCSLPGCAGEGGDPPPNTIPGPLQQTPHTPFLAHLVLNLKLKLESWEKGDHLSKMAIALHLCFHLQAALCEWERPLVRTDDYHIPRFLGQMKECRLTNPVYLIVPTRTLHDSPLPMSRLSVPNPAQSRWPSLVPGTYLGTTATDRTIPAHLSACPEPSSVMGNCLHPNVLQVADDNSTKLAIEDKIWSEFLELYDADYNFTDVEAAAPCHSCALLDDSSLPFFILASVLGILISGAVLYAFLRPLFPRQVYQNRSILVQLAVGSALFSIMVPILARGLSGALITSLCHLAHLVSYGSAFAQALLIGCRACLGPKLAIGHVPGLRLGIGVGLWGVAALLSLPITLGSDTSHGLCTVTFSGQWEILRYIHAAACFAIFILLPLGLLGAKGLKKALGRGPCPWVDILCVWFIFWWPQGMVLGLDSLVRSRAMVVSTCLAQQALDVLLDLAEALAILHCVATPLLLAQVCYQAIQTSLPSLPLSATQSSHLDILGCKS from the exons ATGGATATAACTCTCCAAGGGAGAGACGTACATTCATCCCCTTTGGCCAGGTCCTTTCATTCCACAGCACCTGACCTCTCCCCATGCTCTCTGCCAGGCTGTGCTGGAGAAGgaggagaccccccccccaacacCATTCCGGGACCACTTCAACAGACC CCCCACACTCCCTTTCTAGCCCACCTCGTGTTGAACCTGAAACTGAAGTTAGAGTCCTGGGAGAAAGGGGACCATCTTAGCAAGATGGCCATCGCGCTGCACCTTTGCTTCCACCTCCAGGCGGCGCTGTGTGAGTGGGAAAGACCACTCGTCAGAACTGACGAC TACCACATCCCGCGCTTTCTTGGACAAATGAAAGAGTGTCGCCTAACCAACCCTGTTTATCTCATCGTTCCAACTCGGACACTCCATGACTCACCCCTCCCAATGTCCAGGCTGAGCGTCCCCAa CCCTGCCCAGAGCCGATGGCCTTCATTAGTCCCTGGCACTTATCTGGGAACCACAGCCACTGACAGAACTATCCCAGCCCATCTCTCTGCCTGCCCTGAGCCCAGCAGTGTCATGGGGAACTGTCTGCACCCG AATGTCCTCCAGGTGGCTGATGACAACTCTACTAAGCTGGCCATTGAAGACAAGATTTGGAGTGAATTTCTTGAGTTGTACGATGCAGACTATAACTTCACCGATGTGGAAGCAGCTGCGCCCTGCCACTCCTGTGCCCTGCTCGACGACTCCTCACTGCCCTTCTTCATCCTCGCCAGTGTCCTGGGCATCCTGATTAGTGGAGCTGTCCTCTACGCGTTTCTCAGACCTCTGTTCCCCCGTCAGGTCTACCAGAACCGGTCTATCCTGGTGCAGTTGGCTGTGGGCAGTGCTCTCTTCAGCATTATGGTGCCCATCCTGGCACGGGGGCTAAGTGGGGCCCTCATCACCTCCCTGTGCCACCTAGCTCACTTGGTCTCGTATGGCTCAGCCTTTGCCCAAGCTCTGCTGATAGGGTGCCGAGCCTGCCTGGGCCCCAAACTGGCTATAGGTCACGTCCCAGGCCTCAGGCTGGGGATCGGTGTGGGACTTTGGGGAGTGGCTGCCCTATTGTCACTGCCAATCACGCTGGGCAGTGACACTTCCCATGGACTCTGCACAGTGACCTTCAGCGGGCAATGGGAAATTTTGCGGTACATACATGCTGCAGCCTGTTTTGCCATTTTCATCTTGTTGCCACTGGGTTTGTTGGGAGCCAAGGGGCTGAAGAAGGCATTGGGCAGGGGGCCATGTCCCTGGGTTGATATCCTATGTGTCTGGTTCATTTTCTGGTGGCCTCAGGGCATGGTTCTGGGATTGGACTCCCTGGTGAGGTCCAGGGCCATGGTGGTGTCCACATGTCTGGCCCAGCAGGCCCTGGACGTGCTGCTGGACTTGGCAGAAGCCCTGGCAATATTGCACTGTGTGGCTACACCCCTGCTCCTCGCCCAGGTCTGCTACCAGGCCATTCAAACttctctgccctccctgcctctctcggCAACACAGTCTTCTCATCTGGACATCCTTGGTTGCAAATCCTAG
- the CADM3 gene encoding cell adhesion molecule 3 isoform X5, with protein MGSPSALPLLLLFASCWAPGGANLSQDGYWQEQNLELGTLAPLEEAMSSTVWSSPDMLASQDSQPWTSDETVVAGGTVVLKCQVKDHEDSSLQWSNPAQQTLYFGEKRALRDNRIQLVRSTPHELSISISNVALADEGEYTCSIFTMPVRTAKSLVTVLGIPQKPIITGYKSSLREKDTTTLNCQSSGSKPAAQLTWRKGDQELHGEPTRIQEDPNGKTFTVSSSVTFQVTREDDGADIVCSVNHESLKGADRSTAQRIEVLYTPTAKIRPDPPHPREGQKLLLHCEGRGNPAPQQYLWEKEGSVPPLKMTQESALIFPFLNKSDSGTYGCTATSNMGSYKAYYTLNVNDPSPVPSSASTYHAVIGGIVAFIVFLLLILLIFLGHYLIRHKGTYLTHEAKGSDDAPDADTAIINAEGGQSGGDDKKEYFI; from the exons GCTACTGGCAAGAGCAGAATTTGGAGCTGGGGACTCTGGCTCCACTCGAAGAGGCCATGAGCTCCACAGTCTGGAGCAGCCCTGACATGCTGGCCAGTCAAG ACAGTCAGCCCTGGACATCTGATGAGACAGTGGTGGCTGGTGGCACCGTGGTGCTCAAGTGCCAAGTCAAAGATCATGAGGATTCATCCCTGCAATGGTCTAACCCTGCCCAGCAGACTCTCTACTTTGGGGAGAAGAGAG CCCTTCGAGATAATCGGATTCAGCTGGTTAGATCTACGCCCCATGAGctcagcatcagcatcagcaaCGTGGCCCTGGCAGACGAGGGTGAATACACTTGCTCCATCTTCACTATGCCCGTGAGAACCGCCAAGTCCCTCGTCACCGTGCTCG GAATCCCACAGAAGCCCATAATCACTGGCTACAAGTCATCGTTACGGGAAAAGGATACAACTACCCTAAACTGTCAGTCTTCTGGGAGCAAACCTGCAGCCCAGCTCACCTGGAGGAAGGGTGACCAAGAGCTTCATG GGGAACCAACCCGAATACAGGAAGATCCCAATGGCAAAACCTTCACCGTGAGCAGCTCAGTCACCTTCCAGGTCACCCGGGAGGACGATGGGGCAGACATTGTATGCTCTGTGAACCATGAATCTCTAAAGGGAGCTGACAGATCCACCGCTCAACGCATTGAAGTTTTAT ACACACCAACAGCGAAGATTAGGCCAGACCCTCCGCACCCCCGCGAGGGCCAGAAGCTGTTGCTGCACTGCGAGGGGCGTGGCAATCCCGC CCCCCAGCAGTACCTATGGGAGAAGGAGGGCAGTGTGCCACCGCTAAAGATGACCCAGGAGAGCGCCCTGATCTTCCCCTTCCTCAACAAGAGTGACAGCGGCACCTATGGCTGCACAGCCACCAGCAACATGGGCAGCTACAAGGCTTACTACACTCTCAATGTGAACG ACCCCAGTCCGGTGCCCTCATCCGCCAGCACCTACCACGCCGTCATTGGTGGGATCGTAGCGTTCATCGTCTTCCTGCTGCTCATCCTGCTCATCTTCCTTGGCCACTACTTGATCCGGCACAAAG gaaCCTACCTGACACACGAGGCGAAAGGCTCTGACGATGCCCCAGATGCGGACACAGCCATCATCAATGCAGAAGGCGGGCAGTCGGGCGGGGACGACAAGAAGGAATATTTCATCTAG
- the CADM3 gene encoding cell adhesion molecule 3 isoform X2 — MGSPSALPLLLLFASCWAPGGANLSQDDSQPWTSDETVVAGGTVVLKCQVKDHEDSSLQWSNPAQQTLYFGEKRALRDNRIQLVRSTPHELSISISNVALADEGEYTCSIFTMPVRTAKSLVTVLGIPQKPIITGYKSSLREKDTTTLNCQSSGSKPAAQLTWRKGDQELHGEPTRIQEDPNGKTFTVSSSVTFQVTREDDGADIVCSVNHESLKGADRSTAQRIEVLYTPTAKIRPDPPHPREGQKLLLHCEGRGNPAPQQYLWEKEGSVPPLKMTQESALIFPFLNKSDSGTYGCTATSNMGSYKAYYTLNVNDPSPVPSSASTYHAVIGGIVAFIVFLLLILLIFLGHYLIRHKGTYLTHEAKGSDDAPDADTAIINAEGGQSGGDDKKEYFI; from the exons ACAGTCAGCCCTGGACATCTGATGAGACAGTGGTGGCTGGTGGCACCGTGGTGCTCAAGTGCCAAGTCAAAGATCATGAGGATTCATCCCTGCAATGGTCTAACCCTGCCCAGCAGACTCTCTACTTTGGGGAGAAGAGAG CCCTTCGAGATAATCGGATTCAGCTGGTTAGATCTACGCCCCATGAGctcagcatcagcatcagcaaCGTGGCCCTGGCAGACGAGGGTGAATACACTTGCTCCATCTTCACTATGCCCGTGAGAACCGCCAAGTCCCTCGTCACCGTGCTCG GAATCCCACAGAAGCCCATAATCACTGGCTACAAGTCATCGTTACGGGAAAAGGATACAACTACCCTAAACTGTCAGTCTTCTGGGAGCAAACCTGCAGCCCAGCTCACCTGGAGGAAGGGTGACCAAGAGCTTCATG GGGAACCAACCCGAATACAGGAAGATCCCAATGGCAAAACCTTCACCGTGAGCAGCTCAGTCACCTTCCAGGTCACCCGGGAGGACGATGGGGCAGACATTGTATGCTCTGTGAACCATGAATCTCTAAAGGGAGCTGACAGATCCACCGCTCAACGCATTGAAGTTTTAT ACACACCAACAGCGAAGATTAGGCCAGACCCTCCGCACCCCCGCGAGGGCCAGAAGCTGTTGCTGCACTGCGAGGGGCGTGGCAATCCCGC CCCCCAGCAGTACCTATGGGAGAAGGAGGGCAGTGTGCCACCGCTAAAGATGACCCAGGAGAGCGCCCTGATCTTCCCCTTCCTCAACAAGAGTGACAGCGGCACCTATGGCTGCACAGCCACCAGCAACATGGGCAGCTACAAGGCTTACTACACTCTCAATGTGAACG ACCCCAGTCCGGTGCCCTCATCCGCCAGCACCTACCACGCCGTCATTGGTGGGATCGTAGCGTTCATCGTCTTCCTGCTGCTCATCCTGCTCATCTTCCTTGGCCACTACTTGATCCGGCACAAAG gaaCCTACCTGACACACGAGGCGAAAGGCTCTGACGATGCCCCAGATGCGGACACAGCCATCATCAATGCAGAAGGCGGGCAGTCGGGCGGGGACGACAAGAAGGAATATTTCATCTAG
- the CADM3 gene encoding cell adhesion molecule 3 isoform X1 yields MGSPSALPLLLLFASCWAPGGANLSQDDSQPWTSDETVVAGGTVVLKCQVKDHEDSSLQWSNPAQQTLYFGEKRALRDNRIQLVRSTPHELSISISNVALADEGEYTCSIFTMPVRTAKSLVTVLGIPQKPIITGYKSSLREKDTTTLNCQSSGSKPAAQLTWRKGDQELHGEPTRIQEDPNGKTFTVSSSVTFQVTREDDGADIVCSVNHESLKGADRSTAQRIEVLCMSWAYTPTAKIRPDPPHPREGQKLLLHCEGRGNPAPQQYLWEKEGSVPPLKMTQESALIFPFLNKSDSGTYGCTATSNMGSYKAYYTLNVNDPSPVPSSASTYHAVIGGIVAFIVFLLLILLIFLGHYLIRHKGTYLTHEAKGSDDAPDADTAIINAEGGQSGGDDKKEYFI; encoded by the exons ACAGTCAGCCCTGGACATCTGATGAGACAGTGGTGGCTGGTGGCACCGTGGTGCTCAAGTGCCAAGTCAAAGATCATGAGGATTCATCCCTGCAATGGTCTAACCCTGCCCAGCAGACTCTCTACTTTGGGGAGAAGAGAG CCCTTCGAGATAATCGGATTCAGCTGGTTAGATCTACGCCCCATGAGctcagcatcagcatcagcaaCGTGGCCCTGGCAGACGAGGGTGAATACACTTGCTCCATCTTCACTATGCCCGTGAGAACCGCCAAGTCCCTCGTCACCGTGCTCG GAATCCCACAGAAGCCCATAATCACTGGCTACAAGTCATCGTTACGGGAAAAGGATACAACTACCCTAAACTGTCAGTCTTCTGGGAGCAAACCTGCAGCCCAGCTCACCTGGAGGAAGGGTGACCAAGAGCTTCATG GGGAACCAACCCGAATACAGGAAGATCCCAATGGCAAAACCTTCACCGTGAGCAGCTCAGTCACCTTCCAGGTCACCCGGGAGGACGATGGGGCAGACATTGTATGCTCTGTGAACCATGAATCTCTAAAGGGAGCTGACAGATCCACCGCTCAACGCATTGAAGTTTTATGTATGTCATGGGCTT ACACACCAACAGCGAAGATTAGGCCAGACCCTCCGCACCCCCGCGAGGGCCAGAAGCTGTTGCTGCACTGCGAGGGGCGTGGCAATCCCGC CCCCCAGCAGTACCTATGGGAGAAGGAGGGCAGTGTGCCACCGCTAAAGATGACCCAGGAGAGCGCCCTGATCTTCCCCTTCCTCAACAAGAGTGACAGCGGCACCTATGGCTGCACAGCCACCAGCAACATGGGCAGCTACAAGGCTTACTACACTCTCAATGTGAACG ACCCCAGTCCGGTGCCCTCATCCGCCAGCACCTACCACGCCGTCATTGGTGGGATCGTAGCGTTCATCGTCTTCCTGCTGCTCATCCTGCTCATCTTCCTTGGCCACTACTTGATCCGGCACAAAG gaaCCTACCTGACACACGAGGCGAAAGGCTCTGACGATGCCCCAGATGCGGACACAGCCATCATCAATGCAGAAGGCGGGCAGTCGGGCGGGGACGACAAGAAGGAATATTTCATCTAG